Part of the Caldanaerobius fijiensis DSM 17918 genome is shown below.
TTTACAGTTTAACTTAATTGATGTGAGATATTCAAAACGTCAAATAACAAACTTATATAATAAATATTTAAATACGTTTAAGCGAGTAATATTAAGGAGCGAGTTTTCGCCAAAACATGTTAAGATATCAGATATAAAAGCGAAAAAAATAGAAGAAGCTCTGCTCCCTGCTTTGCTAAAAGAGTATAATAATCTTATAATCGTATATAGTTTCAGACAATTAATCAATTTTATAAGGAAGTTTGGTGAACTGTCTGAAAATATAGGATTGTGCTTTGAAGTCATTGATGATGAAAGAAAGAATATCCTGCTGGTTAATCCTGATTATACTTTATTGGACTTCAGTAGGTTTCACAATATAATTTTTTTAAATTTACCTGTCGATATAGAAAATTTAAAAGATATAATGAATGTTATGGACTTCAATGTATTTTTTATTGATGACCCTTGTCATGTGCTGTTGTACAGCGAGGATGTTTGTGATATGATACCGACTAGAAGCGATTTTGAGGATGTATATATTTGTATAAAAGAATGTGGTAAAGAGATTTCCAGTAAGAGGTTAATACAAATGTTAAATAAAAACCCTTTAAAAATTGATTTGTGCACGCAGATTTTTAGAGAACTTGGACTAATTAAAGTGACAGAAAAAGACGACGGAATATATTACGCTATAAATCAGGTAGGCAAAGTAAATCTAAATAATTCTCGGCTGTACATGAAATTATTAAAGGTGCGTAATATAGCAAGTGATTTTCTTATGTCGAAAAATATTGTATAATTAGATTGTACTTATTAAAATGTATATATCTAGGAGGGTTTAAATGGATCTAACAACAATAAAAGAAATGATAAGAATTATACCTGATTTTCCTAAAGCGGGGATAAGTTTTAAAGATATCACGACAGTTATAAAAGATGGTGTTGCACTCAAATATATAATAGATGAGATGGCCGAGAGATGTAGTGACAGAAAGATAGATATAATAGCCGGTCCTGAAGCTAGAAGTTTTATCATAGGAGCACCATTAGCTTATCGGCTTGGCGTTGGATTTGTCCCAATACGTAAGCCAGGGAAATTGCCAGCTGAAACAATAAAGAGAGAATATCAATTAGAATATGGTACTGATGCGATGGAATTGCACAAGGATGCCATAAAGCCGGGTCAAAATGTGCTTATAGTGGATGACCTGCTTGCTACAGGGGGGACAATTATTACAGCGGTAAAATTAGTTGAAGAATTAGGTGGAAACGTAACAGGATTGATGTTTTTAATTGAGCTCACAGAGCTGGGAGGTAGAAGGACACTGAGCGATTACGATGTAGTATCGTTAATTCAATATCCATATTGATATGGATAAGCAATGGTAGTCAGGTGATGAATTATGTTAGATGACATAATAAATAAAATTAAGGCATATTCCAGCGATGAAGATGTGAAAATCATTCAGAAAGCCTTTGATTTTGGGGAAAAGGCTCATTCAGGTCAGGTACGAGTGTCAGGAGAGCCATACCTTACACATCCGCTGGCAGTAGCGTTGATCTTGGCTGATTTACAGCTGGATATTAGTACCATTGTTGCAGGTATTTTACATGATGTCATTGAAGATACTCCGTTTACTTACGAAGATATAAAAAATGAGTTTGGCCAAGAAATCGCCGATTTAGTGGATGGTGTAACTAAGCTGAGTAAAATTGAATATAAGACAAAAGAAGAACAACAGGCCGAAAATATGCGTAAGATGCTTATGGCCATGGCTAAAGATATAAGGGTCATACTCATAAAATTAGCGGACAGATTGCACAACATGAGGACTCTTAAATATCTGCCATCTGATAAGCAAGTTGAAAAAGCAAAAGAGACGCTGGAAATATATGCCCCGATAGCCCATCGTCTTGGTATTTCCAAGATACAATGGGAGTTAGAAGATTTATCTCTTCGGTATATTGATCCAGAAGGTTATTATGAACTTGTTGACAAGATTGCACAAAAACGAAAAGAAAGAGAGGCTTTTATTTCAAGTATCATAGAGATATTAAAAGCTAAACTTCAGAGCATTGGCATTGAAGCAGAGATTGATGGAAGGCCCAAACATTTTTATAGCATTTACAAAAAAATGAAGCTTCAAAACAAAACTTTTGAACAGATTTTTGACCTGACTGCCATAAGAGTGATAGTGAACACTGTGAAAGATTGCTATGGGGTATTGGGCATTGTACACACATTATGGAAACCTATACCAGGTAGATTTAAAGATTATATCGCTATGCCCAAGCCTAACATGTATCAATCTTTGCACACCACGGTTATAGGGTTAAAAGGGCAAGTATTTGAAGTCCAGATCAGGACATGGGAGATGCATAGGACAGCGGAATACGGCATTGCAGCTCATTGGAAATATAAAGAGGGAAAAAGCTCTGAAGATGATTTTGATGAAAAATTGACATGGTTGAGACAGTTGCTTGAATGGCAGAGAGAGTTAAAAGATCCCAGGGAGTTTATGGAGGCATTAAAAATAGATCTTTTTACTGATGAGGTATTTGTATTTACGCCTAAGGGCGATGTAATAAATCTTCCTTATGGATCTACTCCTATTGATTTTGCGTACATGATACACACCGATATAGGGCACAGGTGTATTGGTGCAAAGGTCAATGGTAAAATTGTACCCCTGGATACGGTCTTAAAAACAGGAGATATCGTGGAAATAATGGTATCGCCTAATAAAAATCATGGACCCAGTCGGGATTGGCTAAAAATAGTAAAGAGTTCGCAGGCCAAAAATAAGATTAATCAGTGGTTTAAAAAAGAGCAGAGAGAAGAAAACATTGAAAAGGGAAAAGATTTGATAGAAAAAGAGATAAAAAGGCAGGGATTGAGCCAATACGCGATTAAAGATGAGATTTATGATGCTGTTTTAAGAAAACTAAATTTCAAAACCACCGATGAGATGTATGTGGCGGTAGGAGTTGGTTCAATTACACCTGTACAGGTTGTTTTAAAGATAAAGGAAGAGCTTAAAATTGATGGTCAGCAGATTATTACTGAACAAAACATAGAAAACATAGAGGTTAAAAAGAAATTTAGTGAAAAGAAAAATCAGACAGGGGTAAAAGTAAAAGGAATAGATAATATAATGGTAAAGTTCGCAAAATGTTGCAGCCCTATTCCTGGGGATGAAATAATAGGTTATATAACTAGGGGACGCGGTGTAACAATACACCGTAAGGACTGTGTAAATATAACAAATAGTTCTTTGGATAATAATAGGCTTGTAGAGGTTGAATGGGCAATAAATGTAGATAATAGATTTCCAGCTGATATACAAATTATATCTCGCAATAGATATGGTTTGCTTACAGATGTAACTAATATCCTGTCAGAAGCTAAAACCTCTGTAAAAGCGCTGAATGCAAGGGCAAGCAAAGATGATCTCGCATCTATAAGTTTAACGGTAGAGGTGAACACAAAAGAAGATTTAAATAAGCTCATAAATAGAATAAAACTGCTGACAGGTATTATAGATGTTTACCGAATAAACACTGCTTAAATTAAAAGTACAGGAGAGGTGTTAAAATGCTGACAACAGCTCCAAGAGGGACAAAAGACATACTGCCGGACGAAGTATATATATGGCAATATATAGAAAATGTAGCCAGGGAAATAGCGGGTAAATACGGGTATAGGGAGATACGAACACCTACCTTTGAGCACACCGAACTTTTTCAAAGAGGTGTGGGAGATACCACAGATATAGTGCAAAAAGAGATGTACACCTTTGAAGATAAAGGCGGCAGAAGTATTACACTGAGGCCGGAGGGTACGGCATCAGTGGTCAGGGCGTTCATTCAAAACAAACTAACTGAACAACCGCAGCCGACAAAGCTTTATTATATTATTTCTGCGTTCAGATACGAAAGGCCTCAAGCTGGGAGAATGAGGGAATTTCATCAATTTGGGGTAGAGGTTTTCGGCTCCGACGATCCTTCTATTGACGCAGAAGCTATTGATATGGCTATGAGTATTTTAAATAAGGTGGGTTTAAAAGGCCTGAAGCTAAAGATAAATAGTATTGGATGTGCAAAATGCAGGGCTGATTACAATAGAGCCTTAAAAGATTTTTTAAAAGTGCGATTAGACAAGCTGTGTGATAACTGTAAAGTAAGATACGAGAAAAACCCTTTGCGGGTGCTTGATTGTAAAAACCCATCATGCCAGGAACAATTTGAAGGTGTACCTGTTATATTAGATTATTTATGTGATGATTGTAAAAATCATTTTAGTAGGTTGCAAAATAGGTTAGATCTTTTGGATATTAAATATGAGGTTGATCCTTCTATAGTAAGAGGTCTTGATTATTATACGAAGACGGCCTTTGAGATTATTTCTGAAGATATCGGCACACAGAATGCAGTATGCGGCGGCGGAAGATATGACGGGCTTGTAAAAGCATGTGGAGGGCCCGATATGCCAGGAGTAGGCTTTGCCATGGGTTTGGAGCGCCTCATCCTGACTATAAAGGCACAAAATATACAAATACCAAAAGCTAACAATGTTGAGGTATTTATTGTTGCCATAGGTGAACAGGCTGATGATTTTGCGTATAGACTGGCAAAACAGCTAAGGGATAGAGGTATATCCTGTGACAAAGATTATATGGGAAGAAGCATAAAGGCACAGTTAAAATATGCAGATAAAATTAATTCACAATACGTACTTATCATTGGGGACGAAGAAATTAAAAAAGGTTTTGCAATATTAAAGCATATGGTTACAGGCAACCAAAGAGAAGTACCTTTTAATCAATTGGTCGACGTACTTAAAGATGTACTAAAGAACTAAAAGGAGGAACAATAATGGGTGAATTATTAAGCGGTTTAAAGCGGACACATATGTGTGGTTTATTGACAGAGAATGAAGTAGGTCGTGAAGCAGTGGTCATGGGATGGGTTCAGAGGCGAAGGGATTTAGGTGGTTTGATATTTATTGATTTAAGAGATAGGACGGGGATAGTACAGGTAGTTTTTGACCAGTCTTTAGGTGATGTATTTAGAAAAGCCGAGAAGGTTAGAAATGAATATGTACTGGCGGTAATAGGAGATGTGGTAAAAAGGGATGAAGAAACGTACAATCCAAACATATCTACAGGGACGATAGAGATTAGGGCAAAGGATCTAAAAATACTGAGTGTGTCAGATACGCCACCGTTTATGATTGAAGACGATGTCAACGTATCTGAATCCGTCAGACTAAAATATAGGTATCTCGATTTGAGAAGGCCTAAAATGCAAAATTATCTCATAACCAGGAGTAAGGTTGCAAAGATTGTAAGGGATTATTTAATAGATCATGGTTTTTTAGAAATAGAAACGCCTTATCTTACGAAAAGCACTCCTGAAGGAGCAAGGGATTTTCTTGTGCCAAGTAGATTGCAACCGGGTACTTTTTATGCCCTACCTCAGTCACCACAGTTGTTCAAACAGCTTTTAATGATTGCCGGCTATGATAGATATTTTCAGTTAGCTAGATGTTTTAGGGATGAAGATTTAAGGGCGGATAGGCAACCAGATTTCACTCAAATTGATATAGAGATGTCTTTTATAGAAGAGGATGATGTTATTGAGCTAAACGAAGGACTTTTAAAAAAGGTTTTTGGTGATGTTTTAGGTATTGAACTTAAAACGCCTTTTTTGAGGTTGACGTATCAAGAAGCCATGGAAAGATTTGGTAGCGACAAGCCTGATTTGCGATTTGGTATGGAGTTAAAGGATCTTTCAGATATATTAAAGGAGACTAACTTTAATGTATTTAGGTCTGCTTTATCCAAGGGAAGTATTAGAGCAATAAACGCCGAAGGTTGTGGAGAAAAGTTCAGCAGGAGAGAGATTGATGCGTTGGTAGACTTAGCAAAAGACTTTGGAGCTAAAGGCCTTGCATGGATATCAATAGATTCAGATGGTCCTAAATCGCCTATTCTCAAGTTCTTGACAGAAGAAGAAATTAATGGGATAATCAAAAGATTAAATGCAAAACCTGGCGATTTACTCTTGATTGTAGCAGATGAAGATGCTGTTGTTTTCAACGTGCTGGGAAGGCTGAGATTACACCTTGGTAGAAAATTAGGGTTAATGAAAAAAGACGATTATAAGTTTGTATGGGTGGTAGATTTCCCGCTACTAGAGTGGAATGAAGAGGAGCACAGATATACAGCGATGCACCATCCATTTACGGCTCCGAAGGATGAAGATATTCCATTGCTGGATTCACAACCGCAAAAAGTACGTGCAAAAGCTTATGATATTGTACTAAATGGCGTTGAATTAGGGGGAGGAAGTATAAGAATACATTCAACAGATATCCAAGAAAAAATGTTTAAGGTGCTGGGGTTTACTAATGAGTCGGCGTGGGAAAGATTTGGTTTTTTAATGGAAGCATTTAAATATGGTGCACCACCTCATGGAGGGATTGCCTATGGCTTTGATAGGTTGATAATGCTTCTTACAGGTACTGATAATATAAGGGATGTGATTGCATTTCCTAAAACACAGAATGGCTCATGTTTGTTAACAGATGCACCATCCCCTGTAGATCTAAAACAGTTAAGGGAATTACATATTAAGGTGGACATATGAAACAGCATGCATTTTCAAGGACCGAATTATTATTAGGCTCCGAAGCCATGGAAAAATTGTACAGGAGTACTGTAGCAGTTTTTGGTATTGGCGGCGTGGGTTCCTATGTAGTTGAGGCATTAGCGAGATCAGGCGTTGGGAAATTGGTATTAATTGATGACGATGATGTTTGCATTACAAATATAAATAGGCAAATTCACGCCACTACGAAAACCATAGGTCAGCCTAAAGTTCAAGTTATGGCGCAAAGGGTTATGGATATAAACCCGAGGGCTGAGGTGGTGACATTTAAGGAATTTTATCTTCCAGACAACGCAGAGAGAATGATTTCTACAGATTATGATTATGTGGTAGATGCAATCGATACTGTTACGGCAAAGATTGATCTTGTAGTAAGATGTAAAAATTTAGGCATACCGATAATCAGCGCTATGGGGGCCGGAAACAAATTAGATCCCACAAAACTAAAGGTTGCTGATATTTATGAAACTAAAATATGTCCTCTTGCGAAAATTATGAGATATGAACTGAGAAAAAGAAATATTAAATCGTTGAAAGTAGTTTACTCGGAAGAAACACCTATAAAGCCGCGCTTGAGCGAGGTAGCTACATGCAAAAATAACTGCGTATGTCCTGATAAAAGTAAAGGTCGTTGTGCTTTGAGAAGACAGATTCCTGGCAGTGTATCTTTTGTACCGCCTGTCATGGGATTTATAATTGCAGGCGAGGTTATAAAAGATCTAATAGATTACAAAAAACGCGGGGAGATGTTATAAGTGAGTGTATCTTATAGCGAACAAAAAGATGATTTGATAAAGAGATTAAAGAAGATAGAAGGTCAGATAAAAGGCATTCAAAAGATGATTGAAGAAGAAAAATATTGTGTGGATGTGTTGGTACAGATTGCAGCAGTGAGATCAGCTATAAACAAGGTTGGATCGATAATACTTAAAAGTCATGCTATGGGTTGCGTAGTTAACTCCGTTGATGAAAGCGATAGGAAAGAAAAGGTTGATGAGTTAGTAGAAACCTTTATTAAATTCATGAAATAGTATAAAATAACATCGAGGTGTTTAAAATGGTTGTAGAATTGACATCTGATAATTTTGAGCAAGAGGTGTTGAAATCAGATAAGCCTGTGCTGGTCGATTTTTGGGCAGAATGGTGCGGGCCGTGTAGAATGGTGTCACCTATTATAGAAGAACTTTCAGAAGATTATAGTGATAAATTGAAAGTAGGCAAAGTAAATGTAGATGAGCAGGAAGATTTGGCACAGAGATTCAGAATAATGAGCATTCCTACGATTATATTATTTAAAGATGGTCAGGTTTTTGATAAAATAATAGGTGCCAGACCTAAAAAAGATTTCCAGACTTTTATTGAAAGAGCATTATAAATTAAATTATGTAAAATTCACGCATTTTCCTACTGAGATAGCGGGAATGCGTGAATTTTTATTTATCTAGTCTATTTTTGCTTTTTTTCTTGGCCTAATTTTATGATTTTCACAGAAGATGTTACGAGAAGTAATCCTGCTGCTATGGCTAAGGCTATGGTTCCTGTTTCGATGCCGTATTTTAAAGCATCTTTGTATTTTTGCTGCAATATAGATATCATGGTATAATATGAGCCGGCTCCTGGTACTAACATAATAAGTGCAGGTACAATAAACATGGTGACAGGTTTTTTATGGAGCCGTGCATATACCTCACCACATATGCCAATAGTTATTGCTGCTATGAAAGAAGCCAGTGTTTTTGAATCACTTAACTTGTAAAAATATAGGTAGCAAAATAAACCTAATGCACCACTAATACCATTACTAACTAATTCATCCTTTGGGACATTAAACACAACAGCAAATGCTATTGTAGCAAAAAAAGCGTAAACGACCTGTAAAAACATTTATTACCTCCAGAATTTTAAGTAGAGATTTAAAATTGAACCAATGCCCGCAGCTACTGCAATTGCTATTATAAGTGCTTCTTCTGCTCTTGAAGATCCTGATACCAGATCACCTGATATGGTATCTCGAATGGCATTGGTTAAAGCAACCCCTGGCACCATTGTCATGATAGTACCTATTATAACTTTATCTATGTGATCGCCCAATCCTATGTTTACTAGTCCAATGGACATGATGGCTGTGACAAAGCCTCCCAGAATATTTATAAAAAACAAAGAGAGATTATATTTATCTAAAAAAATCAATATGTACTCAACAACAGTGGCAATAACTAATGTGGCCAGTGAATCCATATATGAACCCCCGAAAATCAGCGTAAAAAAAGCTGAGCCTACCCCTCCACAAAGCATCCTCGTTAGCACGTTATATTTTTTCATTGTTTTGATTTTGTCTAAAATTATAAAACCTTCTTCAACGCTAATTTTTCCCTTAGCAAATTGTCGTGAAAAATCATTAATAAGAGATACTTTGTTTAAATCAATGCTCCTGTTTTCAATTCGTTTAATCATAGATAATATTTCACCGTTTGCGTCTTCTACAGATACGAAAATACCTGTTGGCGTTACAAAACTTTCAGCAAATGGTATTCCACCGCTTATACATATCCTTCTTATAGTATCTTCTACCCTATAGGTCTCTGCACCGTACATTAACATCATTTCACCGGCATATACAGCTAATTTTAAAATGTTTTTTGACTTCATTTATCTCACCCGCTGCTGTTTTATTACGATTATATTTTTATAACTGCTGTTTCAGTTATAAGGAATGTACAATAATATTTTACAGTAATTGTTGTCGGGCGACAAGGGGCTATAAAACGGATACAAAATTGGTGCAATCAACTTCCAAGGAAGATATTAGGATACAAGACACCTGAAGAATGTTTTTTAGATGAGGTTAGCAAATTATGGTTTTATTAATTCTTTAGAAAATGTTGCATTTAATATTGCAATTTACGTACAACAAATTGTTTATCCTATTGACATTTATACTATCATAGTGTACTATTTAGTTAGTACACTATGATAGTGATATGGAGGTGGAACATGAAAATTGAGTTTGACGAGAGAACACCCATTTACATCCAGATCATGGATATAATAAAGCGGGATATAGTTACAAAAAAACTAAAGGGAGGAGATAAATTGCCTTCTGTAAGGGAAATGGCCGAAAGCCTTAAGGTAAATCCAAATACTGTTCAAAGAGCTTATCAGGAACTTGAAAGAGAAAATGTCACATATACACAGAGAGGCATGGGAACATTTATAACTGAGAATACCGAAAAACTTGCATCATTAAAAAAAGAAATGGCAAAAGAGATAATTGAATCATTTGTAACAGGTATGAGAAGCTTAGGTTTCAATTCAAATGAAATACTCGAAATTATCAAAGAATATCTTAAAAAGGAGGTCAACTGATGGATCTGATTTTAAAAGCGACAAACCTTACTAAAAACTATTACAGTAAAAAGGCATTAAAAGGAATAAACCTTGAAGTGGAAAAAGGGAAAATACTCGGGCTTTTGGGTCCTAACGGCAGCGGCAAAACTACATTTATGAAGATTGCAGCAGGCATATTGAGACCAACATCTGGTCAAATACTAATTGATGGTCAGAAACCGGGCATTTATACAAAATCAATTGTATCGTACCTGCCTGATGTAAACTACCTTTATAAATGGATGAGGATTAGAGATGCAATAAATTTCTTCAAAGATTTTTATGTTGATTTTGACCTTGAAAAGTCAAAAAGACTGTTGGATTTTATGAAACTTGATGAAAATGATAAAGTAACTTCACTTTCAAAAGGAATGCTTGAAAAATTGCATCTTACACTTGTGCTTTCGAGAAATGCAAAGTTGTATATTTTTGATGAACCCCTTGGCGGTATAGATCCTAATGCGAGAGAAAAGATAATTGACGCAATAATTGATAATATCCGCGAAGATAGTTCAATGATTATATCAACACACCTTGTAAGAGATATTGAAAGGCTTTTTGACGATGTCGCATTTATTTCAGATGGTGAAATTATTTTAAATGGAAATGCCGAAGAATTAAGGACAGAAAGAAATAAATCTATTGATGAAATCTTCAGGGAGGTGTATGCATAATGCTTAAACTAATAAAGTATGAGCTTGCGGGAAGGTATAAATACTATCTTGGATTTTCAATTGCCTTAATTTTATTGAATATATACCTTATAATGAAAAATGATACATGGTCAGATGGCTTACCATTCGTTGTATCTTTTATGGTTGGATTTGCCTGCTTTGTAGCCGTACTTATATCAGGAGTGATGTTGTATCAGAGGGATATGTACGGTGATACAGGCTACCTTTTGTTCACACTGCCACAGAGAGGCTATGCTATAGCTGGTTCAAAGTTAATTATATCAATCATTGAATTTACATTATTTATAACCTTATCTGGAGTAATGGCATTTATAAATCTATTATATATGCATGAAGCTAAAGCACTTATAGATACGATACTCCAGTATAAAATTTCTGTACTGTACACATTTATATTTGCTTTATTGACTTTTATCGCAGTATTAGTGTTGTCATATTTTTCCCTTACAATCAGCAAAATAGCTTTTTACAATAAAAAATATGGGAAAATTTTATCATTAGTAATATTTTTACTTATTTCCTATATAATTACTAAAATCTCTAGTTATCTCATAAATTTATTCCCATATAATTTTAATATCAGTCCATTTTCAGAAATTGCACAAAGAAGTGGCGTCGTTGCTTTATCTTTTACAGTATTACCAATAAATATAGCAAGCACTATTTTCCAAATACTTGTATATATAGGGCTGTTCATTGTAACATCATATCTTATTGATAAAAAGATAGATTTATAAAAAGGAGGCCAAAGCATGATAGAAGTAAACAAGGTTTTTAAATTCTACCAGATGGGAAAAGAACAAGTCGCTGCATTAAACGGAGTTGACCTTAAAATAAGGGACGGAGAGTTTGTGGCAGTTGTTGGCCCATCAGGCTCAGGGAAATCCACATTAATGCATTTGCTTTTCGTTGCAGCAATAGGCGTCATAAACACAATGATAATGTCAATATATGAAAGAACAAGGTCTATTGGTATAATGAAAGCAGTCGGTGCGTCGAAGGATAATATCAAGAATCTCTTCCTGGTAGAATCCGGTTTACTTGGATTTATCGGAGGCATAATGGGGATTTTATTCGGATGGCTTGGTACAAAAATCCTCGGGTTTATATTTAACATCTATATAAAGAGTAAGGGT
Proteins encoded:
- the hisS gene encoding histidine--tRNA ligase, translating into MLTTAPRGTKDILPDEVYIWQYIENVAREIAGKYGYREIRTPTFEHTELFQRGVGDTTDIVQKEMYTFEDKGGRSITLRPEGTASVVRAFIQNKLTEQPQPTKLYYIISAFRYERPQAGRMREFHQFGVEVFGSDDPSIDAEAIDMAMSILNKVGLKGLKLKINSIGCAKCRADYNRALKDFLKVRLDKLCDNCKVRYEKNPLRVLDCKNPSCQEQFEGVPVILDYLCDDCKNHFSRLQNRLDLLDIKYEVDPSIVRGLDYYTKTAFEIISEDIGTQNAVCGGGRYDGLVKACGGPDMPGVGFAMGLERLILTIKAQNIQIPKANNVEVFIVAIGEQADDFAYRLAKQLRDRGISCDKDYMGRSIKAQLKYADKINSQYVLIIGDEEIKKGFAILKHMVTGNQREVPFNQLVDVLKDVLKN
- a CDS encoding ABC transporter ATP-binding protein, with protein sequence MDLILKATNLTKNYYSKKALKGINLEVEKGKILGLLGPNGSGKTTFMKIAAGILRPTSGQILIDGQKPGIYTKSIVSYLPDVNYLYKWMRIRDAINFFKDFYVDFDLEKSKRLLDFMKLDENDKVTSLSKGMLEKLHLTLVLSRNAKLYIFDEPLGGIDPNAREKIIDAIIDNIREDSSMIISTHLVRDIERLFDDVAFISDGEIILNGNAEELRTERNKSIDEIFREVYA
- a CDS encoding RelA/SpoT family protein, with amino-acid sequence MLDDIINKIKAYSSDEDVKIIQKAFDFGEKAHSGQVRVSGEPYLTHPLAVALILADLQLDISTIVAGILHDVIEDTPFTYEDIKNEFGQEIADLVDGVTKLSKIEYKTKEEQQAENMRKMLMAMAKDIRVILIKLADRLHNMRTLKYLPSDKQVEKAKETLEIYAPIAHRLGISKIQWELEDLSLRYIDPEGYYELVDKIAQKRKEREAFISSIIEILKAKLQSIGIEAEIDGRPKHFYSIYKKMKLQNKTFEQIFDLTAIRVIVNTVKDCYGVLGIVHTLWKPIPGRFKDYIAMPKPNMYQSLHTTVIGLKGQVFEVQIRTWEMHRTAEYGIAAHWKYKEGKSSEDDFDEKLTWLRQLLEWQRELKDPREFMEALKIDLFTDEVFVFTPKGDVINLPYGSTPIDFAYMIHTDIGHRCIGAKVNGKIVPLDTVLKTGDIVEIMVSPNKNHGPSRDWLKIVKSSQAKNKINQWFKKEQREENIEKGKDLIEKEIKRQGLSQYAIKDEIYDAVLRKLNFKTTDEMYVAVGVGSITPVQVVLKIKEELKIDGQQIITEQNIENIEVKKKFSEKKNQTGVKVKGIDNIMVKFAKCCSPIPGDEIIGYITRGRGVTIHRKDCVNITNSSLDNNRLVEVEWAINVDNRFPADIQIISRNRYGLLTDVTNILSEAKTSVKALNARASKDDLASISLTVEVNTKEDLNKLINRIKLLTGIIDVYRINTA
- a CDS encoding adenine phosphoribosyltransferase, which encodes MDLTTIKEMIRIIPDFPKAGISFKDITTVIKDGVALKYIIDEMAERCSDRKIDIIAGPEARSFIIGAPLAYRLGVGFVPIRKPGKLPAETIKREYQLEYGTDAMELHKDAIKPGQNVLIVDDLLATGGTIITAVKLVEELGGNVTGLMFLIELTELGGRRTLSDYDVVSLIQYPY
- a CDS encoding threonine/serine exporter family protein codes for the protein MKSKNILKLAVYAGEMMLMYGAETYRVEDTIRRICISGGIPFAESFVTPTGIFVSVEDANGEILSMIKRIENRSIDLNKVSLINDFSRQFAKGKISVEEGFIILDKIKTMKKYNVLTRMLCGGVGSAFFTLIFGGSYMDSLATLVIATVVEYILIFLDKYNLSLFFINILGGFVTAIMSIGLVNIGLGDHIDKVIIGTIMTMVPGVALTNAIRDTISGDLVSGSSRAEEALIIAIAVAAGIGSILNLYLKFWR
- a CDS encoding metal-sensitive transcriptional regulator yields the protein MSVSYSEQKDDLIKRLKKIEGQIKGIQKMIEEEKYCVDVLVQIAAVRSAINKVGSIILKSHAMGCVVNSVDESDRKEKVDELVETFIKFMK
- a CDS encoding ABC transporter permease — encoded protein: MLKLIKYELAGRYKYYLGFSIALILLNIYLIMKNDTWSDGLPFVVSFMVGFACFVAVLISGVMLYQRDMYGDTGYLLFTLPQRGYAIAGSKLIISIIEFTLFITLSGVMAFINLLYMHEAKALIDTILQYKISVLYTFIFALLTFIAVLVLSYFSLTISKIAFYNKKYGKILSLVIFLLISYIITKISSYLINLFPYNFNISPFSEIAQRSGVVALSFTVLPINIASTIFQILVYIGLFIVTSYLIDKKIDL
- the trxA gene encoding thioredoxin, whose product is MVVELTSDNFEQEVLKSDKPVLVDFWAEWCGPCRMVSPIIEELSEDYSDKLKVGKVNVDEQEDLAQRFRIMSIPTIILFKDGQVFDKIIGARPKKDFQTFIERAL
- a CDS encoding threonine/serine exporter family protein, whose product is MFLQVVYAFFATIAFAVVFNVPKDELVSNGISGALGLFCYLYFYKLSDSKTLASFIAAITIGICGEVYARLHKKPVTMFIVPALIMLVPGAGSYYTMISILQQKYKDALKYGIETGTIALAIAAGLLLVTSSVKIIKLGQEKKQK
- a CDS encoding GntR family transcriptional regulator, whose product is MKIEFDERTPIYIQIMDIIKRDIVTKKLKGGDKLPSVREMAESLKVNPNTVQRAYQELERENVTYTQRGMGTFITENTEKLASLKKEMAKEIIESFVTGMRSLGFNSNEILEIIKEYLKKEVN
- the aspS gene encoding aspartate--tRNA ligase: MGELLSGLKRTHMCGLLTENEVGREAVVMGWVQRRRDLGGLIFIDLRDRTGIVQVVFDQSLGDVFRKAEKVRNEYVLAVIGDVVKRDEETYNPNISTGTIEIRAKDLKILSVSDTPPFMIEDDVNVSESVRLKYRYLDLRRPKMQNYLITRSKVAKIVRDYLIDHGFLEIETPYLTKSTPEGARDFLVPSRLQPGTFYALPQSPQLFKQLLMIAGYDRYFQLARCFRDEDLRADRQPDFTQIDIEMSFIEEDDVIELNEGLLKKVFGDVLGIELKTPFLRLTYQEAMERFGSDKPDLRFGMELKDLSDILKETNFNVFRSALSKGSIRAINAEGCGEKFSRREIDALVDLAKDFGAKGLAWISIDSDGPKSPILKFLTEEEINGIIKRLNAKPGDLLLIVADEDAVVFNVLGRLRLHLGRKLGLMKKDDYKFVWVVDFPLLEWNEEEHRYTAMHHPFTAPKDEDIPLLDSQPQKVRAKAYDIVLNGVELGGGSIRIHSTDIQEKMFKVLGFTNESAWERFGFLMEAFKYGAPPHGGIAYGFDRLIMLLTGTDNIRDVIAFPKTQNGSCLLTDAPSPVDLKQLRELHIKVDI
- a CDS encoding tRNA threonylcarbamoyladenosine dehydratase, whose translation is MKQHAFSRTELLLGSEAMEKLYRSTVAVFGIGGVGSYVVEALARSGVGKLVLIDDDDVCITNINRQIHATTKTIGQPKVQVMAQRVMDINPRAEVVTFKEFYLPDNAERMISTDYDYVVDAIDTVTAKIDLVVRCKNLGIPIISAMGAGNKLDPTKLKVADIYETKICPLAKIMRYELRKRNIKSLKVVYSEETPIKPRLSEVATCKNNCVCPDKSKGRCALRRQIPGSVSFVPPVMGFIIAGEVIKDLIDYKKRGEML